A genomic window from Chitinophagales bacterium includes:
- the bamD gene encoding outer membrane protein assembly factor BamD: MKFRGKLLFFLIFAIQIALISCSQYQDLLKSDDYTLKLQKAKEFYEKGEYYRAQPLFDDLVNYYKGTKVMADVYYYYAYTYYGLGEYLLASYHFKTYANTYSDDPRAEECLFMSAKCYYRLSPGYELEQSYTEKAIDDFQLFVNAYPSSKLVSEANQNIDDMRRKLEIKAFHSAELYYNMGKYEGAILALENLLKDYPETPDAESASFLIVKSNYLYAVNSIPSKQHNRFENTIKSYQFYISQYNEGAHLKDAQDLYDLSQKFLNKTKNNDQEQAQRN; encoded by the coding sequence ATGAAATTCAGGGGGAAACTCCTTTTCTTCTTAATTTTTGCAATTCAAATCGCACTTATTTCCTGCAGCCAGTATCAGGATCTTCTGAAGAGTGACGATTATACTTTGAAATTGCAAAAAGCCAAAGAATTTTACGAAAAGGGTGAATATTACAGAGCTCAGCCTCTTTTTGATGATCTTGTAAATTATTACAAGGGAACAAAGGTTATGGCCGATGTTTATTATTATTATGCATATACCTATTACGGGCTTGGTGAATATCTTCTTGCATCTTACCATTTTAAAACCTATGCCAATACCTATTCTGATGATCCCCGCGCTGAAGAGTGCCTGTTCATGAGCGCAAAGTGTTACTACAGGCTTTCACCAGGTTATGAATTGGAGCAATCTTATACAGAAAAAGCAATTGATGATTTCCAGCTGTTTGTTAATGCGTATCCATCCAGCAAGCTGGTTTCCGAAGCTAATCAGAACATTGATGATATGCGGAGAAAACTGGAGATAAAGGCATTCCATAGTGCTGAGTTATATTATAACATGGGGAAGTATGAAGGAGCCATTCTTGCATTGGAAAATTTATTAAAGGACTATCCGGAAACCCCAGATGCTGAATCTGCGTCTTTTCTGATTGTAAAATCAAATTATCTCTATGCAGTAAATAGTATTCCATCAAAACAGCATAACCGGTTTGAGAACACAATCAAGAGTTACCAATTTTATATTTCACAATATAATGAAGGAGCACATTTGAAGGATGCCCAGGATTTGTATGATTTATCCCAAAAATTTTTAAATAAAACGAAAAATAATGACCAAGAACAAGCGCAACGGAACTAA
- the coaBC gene encoding bifunctional phosphopantothenoylcysteine decarboxylase/phosphopantothenate--cysteine ligase CoaBC: MLFGKKILLGITGSIAAYKSAFLIRLLIQEEAVVKVLMTRDANSFISPLTLATLSKNKVLSELTDNAGTSWNNHVELGLWADVLIIAPASANTIAKFANGLCDNLLTTVYLSARCPVIIVPAMDEDMWKHASTQKNLAQLKSYGNQIIPVGTGELASGLTGEGRMAEPQQIINFLSDYLEPIYLKTKKKLSGKKALVTAGPTYEAIDPVRFIGNRSSGKMGIAIAEALAKEGAEVELITGPTALSTSKYNIQTTRITSTAEMHDAVIRAFENADITIMAAAVADFTPEYPSVKKIKKQNGTSFNLPLVETTDIINALGKRKRPDQLLVGFALESNNEITNATEKLKNKNLDFIVLNSLNDYGAGFELDTNKIMIIDRDEKQYTFEVKPKSEVAKDIVDFIVQKLII; this comes from the coding sequence ATATTATTCGGGAAAAAAATTCTGTTGGGCATTACTGGCAGCATTGCTGCTTATAAAAGTGCTTTCCTTATCAGGCTTTTAATTCAGGAAGAAGCGGTTGTTAAAGTGCTGATGACCAGGGATGCGAACTCTTTTATTTCCCCGCTCACACTTGCTACACTGTCAAAGAATAAGGTACTGTCGGAACTAACGGATAACGCAGGTACCTCTTGGAATAACCATGTTGAACTGGGATTATGGGCTGATGTATTGATTATAGCACCTGCTTCAGCCAATACCATTGCGAAATTTGCAAATGGCCTTTGCGATAATTTATTAACCACTGTTTATTTATCAGCCAGATGCCCCGTAATAATTGTCCCTGCGATGGATGAGGACATGTGGAAACATGCATCAACTCAAAAGAACCTGGCTCAATTGAAAAGTTATGGAAATCAAATTATTCCTGTGGGAACCGGAGAGTTGGCAAGCGGATTAACCGGAGAAGGAAGAATGGCAGAACCGCAGCAAATAATAAATTTCCTCAGTGATTATTTAGAGCCCATATATTTAAAAACAAAAAAAAAGTTAAGCGGTAAAAAGGCGCTTGTTACTGCAGGCCCAACTTATGAAGCAATAGATCCTGTAAGATTTATCGGAAACCGTTCCTCAGGTAAAATGGGAATCGCTATTGCTGAAGCGTTAGCAAAGGAAGGAGCTGAAGTGGAATTAATAACCGGCCCAACAGCTCTTTCAACTTCTAAATATAATATCCAAACAACCCGTATAACATCAACAGCAGAAATGCACGATGCTGTTATCAGGGCTTTTGAAAATGCGGATATTACTATCATGGCTGCAGCAGTTGCAGATTTTACTCCGGAGTACCCTTCCGTTAAAAAGATAAAAAAGCAAAACGGTACTTCTTTTAATCTTCCCTTGGTTGAAACCACTGACATTATAAATGCGTTAGGGAAACGCAAAAGACCTGATCAATTGCTTGTAGGTTTTGCTCTGGAATCTAATAACGAGATTACAAATGCTACAGAAAAACTAAAAAATAAGAATCTGGATTTTATTGTTCTCAACTCTTTAAATGATTATGGTGCCGGTTTTGAGCTGGACACCAATAAAATTATGATTATCGACCGGGATGAAAAGCAATATACTTTTGAGGTGAAACCTAAATCTGAAGTGGCAAAAGATATTGTTGATTTTATCGTTCAGAAATTAATAATATAG
- a CDS encoding ABC transporter ATP-binding protein, with protein MEKNIIISVDDLKKKYGDFEAVKGITFQVYEGEIFGLLGPNGAGKTTTLEIIETLRSKSSGTVLVNGLSIDNDQNEIKKIIGVQLQAAGYYPSLNLLELLELFSGLYNVKVDRYEILSMVGLADKSKNKYKELSGGQKQRFSISTTLINHPKIIFLDEPTTGLDPQARRNLWDLIRRIREKGTTVVITTHYMDEAEELCERVAVMDSGKIIALNSPDFLIDELVSTGFERKKEVKKANLEDVFLRLTGKEWRNE; from the coding sequence ATGGAAAAAAATATAATTATTTCGGTAGATGATCTTAAAAAGAAGTATGGTGATTTCGAAGCAGTTAAAGGAATAACCTTTCAGGTTTATGAAGGGGAAATTTTCGGATTATTAGGTCCAAACGGTGCCGGAAAAACTACCACTCTCGAAATTATCGAAACACTTCGATCCAAATCTTCCGGTACGGTACTGGTCAATGGCTTGTCTATCGATAACGATCAAAATGAAATAAAAAAAATTATAGGTGTTCAGCTGCAGGCTGCAGGATATTATCCGAGTTTAAATTTACTGGAACTGCTCGAATTATTTTCCGGTTTATATAATGTGAAGGTTGACCGGTACGAAATTCTATCGATGGTAGGGTTAGCAGATAAATCAAAAAATAAATACAAAGAATTAAGCGGTGGCCAGAAACAAAGATTCAGCATTTCGACAACGCTGATTAATCATCCAAAGATTATTTTCCTCGATGAGCCTACCACGGGCCTTGATCCCCAGGCCAGGAGGAACTTATGGGACCTGATCCGACGGATTCGTGAAAAAGGAACCACAGTTGTAATTACTACGCATTACATGGATGAAGCGGAGGAGCTGTGTGAACGCGTTGCAGTAATGGATAGCGGGAAAATAATTGCCCTTAACAGTCCCGATTTCCTTATCGACGAGTTGGTATCTACAGGTTTTGAAAGAAAAAAAGAAGTTAAAAAAGCAAATCTTGAAGACGTTTTTTTACGCCTTACCGGTAAAGAATGGAGAAATGAATAG
- a CDS encoding DinB family protein: MYNTIEDFFVDWRHETANTEKLFEYLSDEGLQQQVYSEGRTLARLAFHLSLTTAEMLKKMGCQVQDYSEELPDTAKELQNILNQVNAASITELSKQDNDWLEEKVPMYREPWQRKFGLSVLIRHHIHHRGQMTVLMRQARLKVPGLYGPAKEEWEVFGSPAME; this comes from the coding sequence ATGTATAACACCATTGAAGATTTTTTTGTTGACTGGAGGCATGAAACTGCTAATACGGAAAAACTTTTCGAATATTTAAGTGATGAAGGTTTGCAGCAACAGGTATATTCAGAAGGAAGAACACTTGCCAGATTGGCCTTTCACTTGTCTCTTACCACGGCTGAAATGTTAAAAAAAATGGGATGTCAAGTACAGGATTATAGTGAGGAACTGCCTGATACTGCAAAAGAATTACAGAATATATTGAATCAGGTAAATGCTGCCTCTATAACCGAATTAAGTAAACAGGATAATGATTGGCTGGAAGAGAAGGTCCCGATGTATCGTGAACCATGGCAAAGAAAATTTGGACTTTCCGTTTTGATTCGCCATCATATTCATCACAGGGGCCAGATGACGGTTTTAATGCGCCAGGCCAGGTTGAAAGTTCCAGGCTTATATGGTCCGGCTAAGGAGGAATGGGAAGTTTTCGGCAGCCCGGCAATGGAGTAA
- a CDS encoding EamA family transporter, with product MMISLLLSIACSTFLVICFKYFDRFGIHHLQAIVFNYLTCVITGCIISKQFPAYAEWMHQPWFLSAAFLGCSYFFIFNLMAYVTRHMGITVTSVASKLSMVVPVIAAVILYNQKFNVIKILALLLAIISVCLTSYRKDDFHENKNPLKGFLLPLIIFTGSGINDSIVNYSFAKFLKPDEFDSFNISIFSFASLSGLLTLVLRSIFFNEPIAVRSIIGGVVLGIPNYLSLLFLLLALAIPGWESSRIFPLNNMGIVILSAGLAWILFREKLSKKNLAGIIIALFAIGLMIYPADQ from the coding sequence ATGATGATCTCGCTGCTTCTTAGCATTGCCTGTTCTACGTTTTTAGTGATATGCTTTAAATATTTTGATCGTTTTGGAATTCACCATTTGCAAGCCATCGTTTTTAATTACCTCACCTGTGTTATTACCGGCTGCATTATTTCTAAACAGTTTCCGGCATATGCAGAGTGGATGCACCAGCCCTGGTTTTTATCCGCCGCCTTTCTGGGCTGTTCTTATTTCTTCATTTTCAATCTTATGGCTTATGTAACCAGGCACATGGGAATTACCGTTACTTCTGTTGCCAGCAAGCTCTCCATGGTAGTTCCTGTAATAGCAGCAGTGATACTATACAATCAAAAATTTAATGTTATAAAAATATTGGCTTTGTTGTTAGCAATTATCTCCGTCTGTCTGACTTCTTACAGAAAAGATGACTTTCATGAAAATAAAAATCCGCTCAAGGGATTTTTACTTCCTCTGATAATTTTTACCGGCAGTGGAATTAACGATTCCATAGTTAACTACTCTTTTGCTAAATTTTTAAAACCTGACGAATTCGATTCCTTTAACATTAGCATATTTTCCTTTGCCTCCTTATCCGGACTTTTAACGCTAGTGCTAAGAAGTATTTTTTTCAATGAACCGATTGCCGTAAGGTCGATAATTGGAGGAGTTGTGTTGGGTATTCCAAATTACCTCTCATTGCTTTTTCTTTTGCTGGCCCTTGCAATCCCCGGATGGGAAAGCTCCAGAATCTTTCCACTTAATAATATGGGAATTGTAATCCTTTCAGCCGGGCTTGCCTGGATTCTATTCCGTGAAAAATTGTCAAAAAAAAATCTGGCAGGCATCATCATTGCCTTATTTGCAATCGGCTTAATGATTTACCCTGCTGATCAATAA
- a CDS encoding DUF4835 family protein: MQKLLLIFFSIYLSIPVSGQELNCKVQVINAKGTINNPQFMQTLQKSIYDFLNNRKWTNDNYAQQERIDCSMLINISDEISSGKYTAQLTIQSSRPIFNASYNTTLLNWVDKDFQFDYTEYQTLEFNDNSFQSNLSSLLAYYAYLVIGLDYDSFTQNGGNPYFLKAQNVVNQAQSAQEPGWKAFQSTRNRYWMVNNLLDSKMANLRTALYKYHRQGLDKMYDDPDVARKSITDCVNLLNGIYEETPSIMILQVFLAAKSDELVNIYSKANPNEKSGIVQTLSRIDASNAAKYAQILRSN; encoded by the coding sequence ATGCAAAAACTGCTTCTGATATTTTTTTCCATATACCTGTCAATTCCTGTTTCAGGACAGGAATTAAATTGCAAGGTGCAGGTAATAAATGCGAAGGGAACTATCAATAATCCCCAATTCATGCAAACCCTTCAAAAATCCATTTATGATTTTCTCAATAATCGCAAATGGACGAATGATAATTACGCTCAACAGGAACGCATTGATTGCAGCATGCTTATAAATATCAGTGATGAAATAAGCTCGGGAAAATATACGGCTCAATTAACCATCCAGAGCAGCAGGCCTATCTTTAATGCCAGCTATAATACTACATTGTTGAATTGGGTTGATAAAGACTTTCAATTTGATTATACAGAATATCAAACACTAGAATTCAATGATAATTCCTTTCAGTCCAATCTCTCATCTCTGCTGGCGTATTACGCATACCTCGTAATTGGCCTCGATTACGACAGTTTTACTCAGAATGGAGGCAATCCTTATTTTTTAAAAGCTCAGAATGTAGTGAACCAGGCTCAGAGTGCTCAGGAGCCCGGATGGAAAGCTTTTCAAAGCACACGTAACAGGTACTGGATGGTTAATAATTTACTTGACAGTAAAATGGCTAATTTAAGAACGGCATTATATAAATATCACAGGCAGGGACTTGATAAAATGTATGACGATCCAGATGTGGCAAGAAAGTCAATTACTGATTGCGTCAATTTATTAAACGGTATTTATGAAGAAACTCCCAGTATTATGATACTTCAGGTATTTCTTGCAGCCAAGTCAGACGAGCTGGTGAATATCTATTCAAAGGCGAATCCTAACGAAAAGTCAGGAATTGTACAAACACTTAGCCGTATAGATGCATCCAATGCAGCCAAATATGCACAAATCCTGCGTTCAAATTAG
- a CDS encoding universal stress protein has protein sequence MNNQSISQISVNKILVPIDFSEISIKALEYAAVIARQANAEILLLHVYESYSQNTNLDMVVDFPEIIEKGIQNKMSEIKEKNQYLKDITINSKVAVGKIHAQIECMARNENVKLIVMATHGVSGITNIDKYIIGSNAYRTIQSAPSPIITMREEPWKKSFKDILLPLDSTDESTEKLDIAIGWAKFFGSTIHLLAITAFFEDMLGSAKDVELKVLEVEIKLNQNNIPHTSHIVRNHAASQSVIDHAAKVNADLIIIVTGQESKWNEMLFGSSARNLISESTIPVLSVNTKMRESFSM, from the coding sequence ATGAATAATCAAAGCATATCTCAGATTTCGGTTAATAAAATATTAGTGCCTATAGATTTTTCTGAAATCTCGATTAAAGCCCTGGAATATGCTGCAGTTATTGCACGCCAGGCGAATGCGGAAATATTGCTGCTTCACGTATATGAATCCTATTCACAAAATACAAATCTGGATATGGTGGTCGATTTTCCTGAGATAATTGAAAAAGGTATTCAGAATAAAATGTCGGAAATCAAGGAAAAGAATCAATATCTAAAGGATATTACCATTAATTCAAAAGTGGCAGTCGGGAAGATTCATGCTCAGATCGAATGCATGGCTCGTAATGAGAATGTAAAACTGATTGTGATGGCAACCCATGGTGTTTCAGGGATCACCAATATTGACAAGTATATCATTGGTTCAAATGCATACCGAACTATTCAGAGCGCCCCAAGCCCGATTATTACTATGAGGGAAGAACCATGGAAGAAAAGTTTTAAGGATATATTACTACCCCTGGACAGCACGGATGAATCTACTGAGAAACTGGATATAGCTATTGGATGGGCAAAATTTTTTGGTTCTACCATTCACTTGCTTGCTATTACCGCATTTTTTGAAGATATGCTTGGGTCGGCGAAAGATGTTGAATTAAAAGTGCTTGAGGTTGAAATAAAATTAAATCAAAATAATATTCCGCACACTTCTCATATTGTAAGGAATCATGCGGCATCCCAATCAGTAATCGATCATGCGGCGAAAGTAAATGCTGATTTAATTATTATCGTAACCGGGCAGGAATCAAAGTGGAATGAAATGCTGTTTGGTTCTTCTGCAAGAAATCTGATAAGCGAATCAACTATTCCTGTTTTAAGTGTGAATACCAAAATGAGAGAATCTTTTAGTATGTAA
- a CDS encoding nucleoside phosphorylase, whose protein sequence is MTVIGASELILNPRGSVYHLDLLPEEIADTIITVGDPARVAKVSKYFDRIDFRQQNREFVTHTGYVGEKQLTVISTGIGTDNIDIVVNELDALVNIDLSNRIVKSKTKSLKFIRIGTSGSLQHDLPVDSFVASRYAIGMDNLMNFYEFSNNVYEKEMLIAFHNHVQEKHIAFTPYVTGCSPFLISKFETEFKQGITVTCPGFYGPQGRMLRGSLIFNDLLSTLSVFSFSGWPITNFEMETSGLYGLARLLGHEALSLSAIVANRIEKQFSNNAEGTIDKLIRVALEKITSD, encoded by the coding sequence ATGACGGTTATTGGTGCTTCGGAACTTATTCTTAATCCACGTGGGTCTGTCTATCATTTAGATTTACTTCCGGAAGAGATAGCAGATACTATTATCACTGTTGGGGATCCGGCAAGGGTAGCGAAAGTGTCAAAATATTTTGATCGCATTGATTTCAGGCAGCAGAATCGTGAATTTGTTACCCATACCGGCTACGTGGGTGAAAAACAATTGACAGTAATATCAACAGGTATAGGCACCGATAATATTGATATTGTGGTGAATGAACTTGATGCTCTGGTTAATATCGATTTAAGCAATCGCATTGTAAAAAGTAAAACAAAATCACTCAAATTTATCCGTATTGGCACCTCGGGTTCGTTGCAACACGATTTACCCGTTGACTCGTTTGTAGCTTCCCGGTATGCAATAGGCATGGATAACCTTATGAATTTTTATGAATTTTCTAATAATGTTTATGAAAAAGAGATGCTGATTGCTTTTCATAACCATGTGCAGGAAAAGCACATCGCTTTTACTCCCTATGTAACAGGTTGTTCTCCTTTCTTAATTTCCAAATTTGAAACGGAATTTAAACAAGGAATTACTGTTACCTGTCCCGGTTTTTACGGCCCACAAGGCAGGATGTTAAGGGGTTCTCTGATTTTTAATGATTTACTCAGCACGCTCTCCGTATTCTCTTTTTCAGGATGGCCCATTACTAATTTTGAAATGGAAACTTCAGGTTTATATGGATTGGCAAGGCTTCTTGGGCATGAAGCGCTTTCATTAAGCGCTATAGTTGCTAACCGTATAGAAAAACAGTTTAGCAACAATGCGGAAGGCACCATTGATAAATTGATCCGCGTAGCATTGGAAAAAATAACCAGTGATTAG
- a CDS encoding aminotransferase class I/II-fold pyridoxal phosphate-dependent enzyme, whose protein sequence is MDLFEKIAQNRGPIGQHSKIAHGYFAFPKLEGEIGNRMIFRGKEKIVWSLNNYLGLANHPEVREADAAAASKYGLAMPMGARMMSGNSDLHEQLESELAKFVDKEEAILLNYGYQGIMSAIDCLVDRRDVIVYDAESHACIIDGLRMHMGKRFVFTHNDIESCEKQLQRATELVKETGGAIMVITEGVFGMAGDQGRLKEIAALKERYQFRLMVDDAHGFGTLGITGAGAGEEQGVQNEIDLYFSTFAKSMASIGAFMAADEQVIEYLRYNSRSQIFAKALPMPIVAGNLKRLELLRTKPELKDKLWENVRMLQNGLRDSGFNLGKTNTCVTPVYLNGSTAEATNMIMDIRENYNIFISIVVYPVVPKGVMMLRLIPTAAHTEEDIRLTLNCFSEVSEKLKEGSYQSQKLVGV, encoded by the coding sequence ATGGATTTATTCGAAAAAATAGCTCAAAATCGCGGTCCCATCGGTCAACATTCGAAAATTGCTCACGGTTATTTTGCGTTCCCAAAGCTGGAAGGTGAAATCGGAAACCGTATGATTTTCCGGGGAAAAGAAAAGATAGTGTGGAGTTTAAATAATTATCTCGGTTTAGCTAATCATCCTGAAGTGCGTGAGGCAGATGCAGCGGCTGCTTCGAAATATGGTCTTGCAATGCCTATGGGTGCAAGAATGATGTCTGGCAATTCAGACTTACATGAACAGCTGGAAAGTGAACTTGCAAAATTTGTAGATAAGGAAGAGGCCATACTGCTTAATTACGGTTACCAGGGAATAATGTCTGCAATAGATTGCCTTGTAGACCGGCGTGATGTGATTGTTTATGATGCAGAATCCCATGCTTGTATTATTGATGGATTGAGGATGCACATGGGAAAGCGTTTTGTTTTCACCCATAATGATATTGAAAGTTGTGAAAAGCAATTACAGCGAGCCACGGAGCTCGTGAAAGAAACTGGCGGAGCAATCATGGTTATTACAGAAGGTGTTTTTGGTATGGCTGGAGACCAGGGAAGGCTTAAAGAAATTGCAGCCTTAAAAGAAAGATATCAATTCCGGTTAATGGTTGACGATGCGCATGGCTTTGGGACTTTAGGCATAACCGGCGCAGGTGCAGGGGAGGAACAGGGTGTTCAAAATGAGATAGATCTTTACTTCTCTACATTTGCCAAATCTATGGCAAGCATTGGTGCTTTTATGGCCGCAGATGAGCAGGTAATTGAATATTTAAGATACAACTCACGTTCACAGATCTTTGCCAAAGCGCTTCCGATGCCTATAGTTGCAGGCAATCTTAAGCGATTAGAACTTCTTCGTACCAAACCTGAATTAAAGGACAAGCTTTGGGAAAATGTGCGCATGCTTCAAAACGGACTAAGGGATAGTGGCTTTAATCTTGGAAAAACTAATACATGTGTAACTCCTGTTTATCTGAATGGCTCTACAGCAGAAGCCACCAATATGATTATGGACATCCGTGAAAATTATAATATATTCATCTCAATAGTGGTTTACCCTGTTGTTCCGAAAGGTGTAATGATGCTCAGGTTAATTCCAACAGCTGCTCATACAGAAGAAGATATCCGCCTCACGCTTAATTGTTTTAGCGAAGTTTCTGAAAAGTTAAAAGAAGGCAGTTACCAATCGCAGAAACTCGTTGGAGTTTAA
- a CDS encoding ABC transporter permease: protein MAEQKKYNQIRAMLAIFKASLRSIFRSPSAVVFSFAFPLIFIIVFGFVGNKGFSLEVGIASSSDTSNLLFHNLNNMSAIRLIRKETAQELISDLKKGRIDGIVTINRNANNNESPLIVNVRTSQSSRNAQLLLNTLQSLIDKATLQATPDKHTVAEIKEEKLPGREYRSIDFILPGMLGFSLLSTGVFGTAFVFLNLRQSLVIKRFFATPIERPYIVLGEALSRILFALITSSVILILGHFAFGFTLIYGWITFIDMLLLSFIGLFVFMGFGFVVSGLAKNEAAVPPIANIITMPQFLLAGTFFSTDNFPAWLQPVTRILPLTYLNDAMRKVAFEGASIAQIGSDLLVLSIWGIVIYFVAIKVFRWE from the coding sequence ATGGCAGAGCAAAAAAAGTATAATCAAATCAGGGCAATGCTTGCAATATTTAAAGCGAGCTTAAGGAGTATTTTTAGAAGCCCTTCAGCAGTGGTTTTTTCTTTTGCTTTTCCTCTCATATTCATTATTGTTTTTGGTTTTGTTGGGAATAAGGGGTTCTCACTGGAAGTAGGCATTGCAAGCAGCAGCGACACTTCCAATTTGTTATTTCATAATTTAAATAACATGTCAGCCATTAGGTTGATCCGTAAAGAAACAGCTCAGGAATTAATAAGCGATTTAAAAAAGGGAAGAATTGACGGAATAGTAACTATAAACCGAAATGCAAACAATAATGAAAGTCCCTTAATTGTGAATGTCAGGACTTCGCAATCTTCGCGCAATGCACAATTATTATTAAATACACTTCAGTCTTTAATTGATAAAGCAACTTTACAGGCAACCCCGGATAAGCATACTGTGGCTGAAATAAAGGAAGAGAAATTGCCTGGAAGGGAATACCGGTCTATTGATTTCATTTTACCGGGAATGCTGGGATTTTCACTGCTGAGCACTGGTGTCTTCGGAACTGCATTTGTTTTTTTAAATCTGCGGCAAAGCCTGGTAATTAAAAGATTTTTTGCTACCCCTATTGAGCGGCCTTACATTGTACTTGGTGAAGCATTAAGCAGAATTTTATTCGCTTTAATTACTTCAAGCGTTATATTGATATTAGGGCACTTCGCATTCGGCTTTACGCTCATCTACGGCTGGATAACTTTTATTGACATGTTATTGCTGTCATTTATTGGCTTATTTGTATTCATGGGATTTGGATTTGTAGTATCGGGACTTGCAAAAAATGAAGCAGCCGTTCCGCCCATCGCAAACATTATTACCATGCCTCAATTTTTACTTGCGGGCACCTTTTTTTCTACAGATAATTTTCCGGCATGGTTGCAGCCGGTAACCAGGATTCTTCCCCTGACTTATTTAAATGATGCGATGCGAAAGGTTGCATTTGAAGGAGCGAGCATTGCGCAGATTGGAAGTGACTTGCTGGTGCTCAGCATCTGGGGAATAGTCATTTATTTTGTAGCAATAAAAGTTTTTAGGTGGGAATAA
- a CDS encoding DNA-directed RNA polymerase subunit omega encodes MTKNKRNGTKDISPVVETRNLEDLQKKSGNVYESIAIVAKRANQISSQLKEELHSKLEEFATTTDNLEEIHENREQIEISKYYERMPDATLVATNEFLEDKVYFRNPTRENSSLEE; translated from the coding sequence ATGACCAAGAACAAGCGCAACGGAACTAAGGATATTTCTCCGGTAGTAGAAACCAGGAATCTCGAGGACTTACAAAAAAAATCAGGTAACGTGTATGAATCAATAGCAATAGTAGCAAAACGGGCAAACCAAATATCATCTCAACTAAAAGAAGAATTGCATAGTAAGCTGGAAGAATTTGCCACTACTACTGATAACCTGGAAGAAATACATGAAAACAGAGAGCAAATAGAAATATCAAAGTATTACGAGCGCATGCCTGATGCAACTCTTGTGGCAACTAATGAATTTTTAGAGGATAAAGTATATTTCCGCAATCCAACGCGCGAGAATAGTTCTTTGGAAGAATAG